A window of Chryseobacterium aquaeductus genomic DNA:
AAGACGGTTTGTTCTTCAAATCGGCAATTAAAAATAACAAAAATGATGTTCCTTCAAACGCTTTATGGATGCAGGGAATTTGGGCTTCAGTTCTTTGTCTGAGTGGTCAATATGGAAATCTTTTAGATATGATCTCGTTTGTTATCGTTCTATTTTACATGATCACCGTTTTCGGAGTTATTTATTTAAGATTCAAACAACCCAATCTTGAAAGACCTTACAAAACATGGTTATACCCTGTTACACCAATTATTTATTTGGTAATAGGAACTGTTTTTTGCGGACTTTTATTAATCTACAAACAACAATATATCTGGCCAGGATTTTTGATTGTTTTACTAGGTCTTCCTGTTTATTACATCATCAATCGTAATAAAAATACAGACTTATAAATTTTTTGCAGTTCCTTGAGCGGAGCCAAATTCTCAGGAGCGAAGTTAAATTCTCAATTTAGTGAGCGAAGCCGAATTCACCTTCCCTGAGCGAAGCCGAAGGGAATCTCCCCGACTTCTCGTGAAGGGTTAGCGGAGTTGTTTGCGACTTCCGGAGTTCTCGGGAGGTTTGTTTCACTATTGTTTGTAACCGCAGGACTTTAAATGATGTACAAATTGAAACATTCACTGCTCTCATTAAATTAATTTTAGCCATCAAGATTTTCTTCCCATCAAAGTTTGGACAGATTATCACACATTATTTCCCGGAAATGTTTAATTTGGTAATTCATTTAATAATGACACCAAAAAAATAAAATAGATCATCAATCTATGGACACACCAAATTACAGAATGCCCTTTGTACCATCTACACTGATGTCTGAAGGTGGAAGTATCGATACCTGCGATATGGGAGAAAGTATCGCCCACAATATCATGCTTCTGATCACGACAAAAAAAGGCGAAAACAGATACGACGAGAACTACGGAAACGATGTTTGGAATCTTGAATTTGATAACGGAGTGACATCAGCAGTCTGGGAAAATGTTTTCATAAAAAGCCTCAAAAAACAAATTTTAGAATCTGAGCCAAGAATTGTTCAGCCACAGGTTGATGCCCACATAGAAATTGTTGAGCACAGTTACGATACCAAGGAACACACCGAAATCAAGAAAAAAGTAAAAATAGCCATCAATGCAAAAATGGAGGCGACTGGAGAACGTTTCAGTTTTTCTACTGAGATATTTTTGAGCCCGATGTCTATTGATTAATTTTCACCACACCTTATCACCAATATGAATTTAGATCAGAATATATATTCAAAAGAATCTGTTAAAGCCAGAATGCTGCAGAATGCAACAAAAGTCTGGGGATTGAAAAGTCCGCAGTCGTTGGATCCCTTTGTGAAACTTTTAATAGATGCTTTCAGTACGGAAGTTTTTAAATCTAATAATGAAATTCAGAGCGTCAATGCGAGAATTTTAGAAAAGTTGGCAAAACTTTTAACACCATCTATTTATACTCACCCGATTCCCGCGCATGCTGTTGCCTACACAACTCCTTTTGAATCATCAGAAAATCTGTTGGAGCACACAGAATTTTTCTTCAAAAAACAGATGAATTCGACGGTGAAATCAGAATCAGACAAGCAACTTAATATTCCTTTTACACCCATCGGAAGTATAAGAACCAATAAAGCTCAAACTGCCATCATGTTTGTTGGCAATACTTGTTACAGTATTGATGAACGTTTGAATAAAATTCCGATCTCGAGATTTCAGGGTAGACCTTCTGATTACAGAAAAGTAACGATCGGAATTAATGTTTCTCAATATACCAACGAAAAATTCCCAAGATCTTTAGGAATTTACTGTTCAAATCCTGCTTTTGAGCATTTGGATTATGTGTACAAATTGCTACCATACATTACAGTTTCCAGCAACGGAAATCCTTTATTCGTGAAAGAAGGTTTAACTTATCTGAAGAAAGAGCAGGCAGAAGGCTATGAACAGATATTTCACGAGCAATCTATTCAGACGAAAATAATTCAGGATATAAAGAACATTTATCATCATAAATTCATCGAAGTAAGCGGACTTTCAAGAGATTTGTTTTCAGAAGGATCGCTGCCACAGGATTTAGATTTTCTTAATGAAAGAGAAGAAATTCAAAAATATATAACAAGCAAGAAGTTTTTATGGCTGACTTTTGAATTTCCACCTCAATTTTCTGCTGAGATTTTAGATAATTTCACTTTTGTTTTGAATGCATTTCCCATTTACAACCGTGGCTGGAAAAAGACAGATTACAGTCTTGACATTATGGGAAATAATATTCCTTTGATTACTGAAGATGGCGAGCATTTTCTCTATGTAGAAGAAGTGCAGGACGGAGACGGAAGAAAATATACCGAAATTCCATTCACACCTTCAGATGATCTCAAAAAAGGTCTTTACACCGTAAGAAAAGGCGGAATGGAAAGATTTAATAATAGAAATGCGGTTGATATGATCTCTAATGTTCTTGAACTGACCAGAGACGAGATTGCAGCTTTTTCCTTATTAAATCGTGATAATGTAAAAGGATTGCTGAGCGAAATGTCTGACAAAATGAAATCTATGGTGCAAAAAGTAAACAATGCCAAAAGAAACGTTAAACAGGAACTCAACTATGTCATCATGGAACCTGTCGAAAAAACAGATCATACGTACGCAGCATTTTGGATTACGCACTGCACTTTTGCCAATCACATGAGACCAGGAACTGAACTTTCCAATCAATTAAAATCTCAGACATTAATTCTTTTAACTGAAACCATCGGTGGTGCGGAAGAACAGAAAGGTTCAGACAGCATTCAGGCTTACAAATATGCACTGACGACCAGAGATAAAATCATTTCTTTGGAAGATGTAAAAAACTATGTTCGGATGATGTTGAAAGATGAACTAAAAGATGTCCGAGTAAAAAGAGGAACGATGATCAGCAACAAACCAAAAGAAGGTTTCGTGCGGACTGTTGACGTTGAAGTGATTCCTGAGAATTATTCTTTCTACGGAAGAGTCTATTGGGAAAATATGGCGAATATCCTTAGAAATCAAATCATTTCCAAAGCAATTGACGGAATAGAATACCGAGTGATAATCAGCAATGAAGATGTTGATTTTTTTGAAAATTAAATTGAAAGAAAATTCCGGAAAATGATCAATTTTCCGGAATTTTTATTTAAAATAACTGATCCATTAAAATTACTTCTCTGCTTTCCAGTAAAGGAATAATTTGCTTCACATGAAACGTCATTATTACGATGTAAATTTAAATAAAATTGATGAAGTTTAATGATAATCATTCAATAGGATTTAGATTAAGAAAACTTAAGAAATATATAACATTGTCATTAAAATCGAAAACATTTTTAACTCAATAAATTCCATAAAATTCCGTAATTTTGCAAATCGTGATTTTCATGTAAGGTCACCCCAAATTATGAGTGAATCAAAAGAATATATAGAAGTTTACGGAGCCAGAGAACACAATCTTAAAAACATTGATGTCAAAATTCCGCGTAATGAACTGGTGGTGATCACCGGACTTTCCGGAAGCGGAAAATCGTCATTGGCTTTTGATACGATTTTTGCTGAAGGACAACGTCGTTACATCGAAACTTTCTCGGCTTATGCACGTCAGTTTTTAGGTGGTTTGGAACGTCCGGATGTCGATAAAATTGAAGGTTTGTCTCCGGTAATTGCCATTGAGCAAAAAACAACCAACAAAAACCCGCGTTCTACAGTTGGAACGGTGACAGAACTTTACGATTATCTTCGTCTTTTGTTTGCAAGGGTTTCAGATGCCTATTCATTGTCGTCTGGAAAGAAATTGGTAAGCTACACAGAAGATCAGATTCTTGATACGATTAAAGAAAATTATAAAGGTGAAAAGTTAATGTTGATGGCGCCAGTTGTTCGTTCCAGAAAAGGTCATTATCACGAACTTTTTGTTCAGATGGCTAAAAAAGGGTACGGACAGGCAAGAATTGATGGTGATTTGCAGGATATTGAATATGATTTAAAACTCGACCGTTACAAAACCCACGACATCGATATCGTGATTGATCGTTGGATCATCGGTGAATCTGCCTCTGAAACGAGAATGGAAAAATCACTAAGAACTGCCATGGAAATGGGTGAAGGTGTCATCGGAATTCAAAAGCTGGGAAGTACAGAAATTGAATATTTCTCTAAAAATTTAATGGATGCCGAAACCGGACATTCATTGGCTTTGCCAGAACCAAATACCTTTTCGTTCAACTCTCCGAAAGGAAGCTGCCCGAACTGTAAAGGTTTGGGAACAATCAAGAAAATCAATACCGATTATTTTGTCGAAAATCCTAAATTATCAATTAATCAAGGAGGTTTATTGCCTTTGGAAGATATTAAATCGAATAAATGGATTTTAGCACAGATCAAAAATATACTTGAAATTTTCGGTTTGGGATTGACGACTCCGTTTAAAGATATTCCTGCAGAAGCGTTGGATTATATGTACAACGGCTGTCACAAAGAATTTAATAAAGACCTGAAATACGCAGGAATTACCAAAAAAATAAAGATCAGTTTTGATGGTTTGATTCCTTTTATGGAAGAAATCATTGATGAGAAAGAGTCTTATGAAGGTGTTTTGTTAGAGAGACATTTTACAACTGAAGAAACTTGTCCAGATTGTAAAGGAACACGTCTTCAACCGGGAAGTTTAAGCTTTAAAATCGATGGAAAAAATATTGCTGAGATCAATGGTTTAAGCTTATCAGATTTAAAAGATTGGTTGAGAGATGTTAAAGATAAATTTTCGCCAAAAAATGCAATCATTGCTCACGAAATTTTAAAGGAAATCGAAACCAGGCTTCAATTTTTGTTGGATGTTGGTTTGGAATATTTAAGTCTGAGCAGAAGTTCAAAAACTCTATCCGGTGGAGAATCTCAGAGAATTCGTCTCGCAACGCAAATCGGTTCTCAGTTGGTGAATGTTCTGTATATTTTGGATGAGCCAAGTATCGGATTGCACCAGAGAGATAATGAAAGACTTATCAAATCGTTAAAAAATCTTCGTGACATCGGAAATTCTGTTTTGGTGGTAGAGCACGACAAAGATATGATCATGGAAGCCGATGAGGTTTTGGATATTGGTCCGAGAGCCGGAAAATTCGGTGGAGAAATTCTTTGGCAGGGAAAACCTGCAGATTTACTGAAAGCAGACACAATCACGGCAGATTATATCAACGGAAAAAGAAAGATTGCCATTCCCGAAGTCAGAAGAGAAGGAAACGGGAAAAGTATTGTCTTAAAAGGTGCTACAGGAAACAATCTGAAAAATGTAACCCTTGATATTCCGTTAGGAAAACTGGTGGTGGTGACAGGAATTTCAGGAAGCGGAAAATCTTCTCTGATTAACGGAACTTTGTATCCAATCCTTAACAAACATTTTTACAGAGCCGTTCAGGAACCTTTGCCTTACAAGAAAATAGAAGGTCTTGACAATATCGATAAAATCGTAGATGTTGACCAGACTCCGATTGGTAGAACGCCACGTTCGAATCCTGCAACTTACACAGGAATGTTCACCGATATCAGAAATTTATTTTCTGAATTGCCTGAAAGTAAAATCCGTGGTTACAAACCTGGAAGATTTTCTTTCAACGTAAAAGGCGGAAGATGCGAAACTTGTCAGGGAGGCGGTTTAAAAGTCATTGAAATGAACTTCTTACCTGATGTTTACGTGCATTGCGAAACCTGCAACGGAAAACGTTTCAACAGAGAAACGCTGGAAGTTCGTTACAAAGGAAAATCGATTTCCGATGTTTTGGATATGACGATTGATGAAGCGGTAGATTTCTTCCAGCCGATTCCAAAGATTTTTGCAAGAGTGAAAACTTTGCAGGATGTCGGTTTGGGTTATATCACAATGGGACAACAATCGACCACTCTTTCCGGTGGTGAAGCGCAACGTATCAAACTGGCAACAGAACTCGCAAAAAGACAAACCGGAAATACGTTATATATTCTTGACGAACCAACAACCGGACTTCATTTTGAAGACGTAAAAATTCTGATGGATGCCATTAATAAACTCGTAGAATTAGGAAACTCTTTCATCATCATCGAACATAATATGGATGTGATTAAATTGGCAGATCATATTATTGACGTTGGTCCAGAAGGTGGAAAATACGGCGGTGAGATTATTGCCAAGGGAACTCCGGAAGAGATTATTAAGTCGAAGAAGAGTTTGACAGGGAAGTATTTGAAGAAGGAGATGTAAAATATTAGTCACATAATGAGGAAAACCACAATTTAGTTGTGGTTTTTTTATTTACTTTTGGGAAAAACGAATAAACATGAGGTTAGCTGCTATTTATATAAAACGACATTTTCTTTTTTCAGAACCGCAAACAATTAATTTGGGTGGCAAATATTTCTACACCATTACTCCAAGAGAGGGAAAGGAAAACAAATATGACATTACCCGTATAGAAAACCCACAGTTTATAGAAAATTTTTGGGGCAAAAAAATTTCTTTGGTTTCAGCTATTGTTGGGGAAAATGGAACGGGGAAGACTAGTTTTTTGAAAAGTATTTGTTTATCTAAAACAAATATTAATGATATTGTTCTCGTTTTTGAAAACAAAAATAATAGTTATGAAATATATGATAAAGGCTTTTTAGATAATTCAATATTTAGTATTGATTATTTTACACAAACATTAGATAGCGACTTAAGTCATTTTTCTATAAATTCATTTTTGAATTTTAATACAGATTTTGTTGGATTAAGTGAATTTAATTTGAATAATTTTAAAAACTTAGTTTTATTAATTCAAAAACAAAACAATGAGAAATTATTGAAATCTTATCTCAGGGAAAATTTCAATTTATTTGATGCAGTCAAAATCAAGTTGAAAAACAATTTAAAAACTGAAACTTATTGGGGTGATAAAACCAAAAGACAAGAATCAACAAATGATTTAATCAGATTAATAATTGATAAGTTTGGTGCAAAAAATGATGATGTACCTACGATTTTTACCAGCGAAAATTTTATTAAAAATTTAGAATTAAAGCTTTTATTAGCTGTAATAAATATTAATTTCGATAGATATAATAATGAATTAGAATATAATATCAATGAATATAATGATAAAGAATCTTTTGATAATTTTTTAGATAAAATAAAAGAAGATTATATAGCTAATAAACTTATTGAAGATAATAATGGAGATATTGATAATCAAAAAATAAACAATATTAAAGAGTTTTATAATTTTATAAAAACTAGTGATTATAAAGAAGATAAAGGTAATAGAATATTAAACTTAAAGGAAATAAAATTATTTATTGATAAATATGAAAATATAAAACCTGCTCTTGACTTATTTGATTTTTCACCTGTAAAAATTGATGAAAATAATTCTAATTACTCTCACATAAGCTATTCTACTGGAGAAAAAAACATATTATATTTTCTTAGTCTAATCAATAAAAACTTAAAATGGTTTAAAAAAAATATTATCCTCCTTTTAGACGAAGCAGATTTAGGCTTTCATCCTCAATGGAAAAAGAAATATATCAAAATTCTAACTGATTTCTTGCCCAAAATATTTGAAGAGATTCCAGGTTTTGAAGGTGTGCAAATCATCTTCACTACGCACGATCCTTTAACATTATCAGATATTCCCAACAGCAATGTTGTTTATTTAAAAAAAGAAGGAGAAAAGACAAAAGTTCTTAACCAAAATGAAAAACCTAGAAAATCTTTCGGAGCTAACATTACCGATTTATTAGCGGATAGTTTTTTTATTAATGATGGCTTAATTGGAGATTTTGCGAAAGGAAAGATTGAGGAAACGATAAAATGGATAAATCTTGAAAGACATAAAAAGCACAGTATTTATCAACAATCTTACGAAATTGACGAAAAAGAATATATAAAACATAAAAAAATCATTGAACTTATTGATGAAAATGTAGTAAGAATGAAACTTGCAGAAATGCTGGATGAACTAAAGCCTGAAAAAAATTTCCAAAAAGAATTGGCTGAAAAAGAAATAAAATATTTAAGAAATAAATTTAATTTGAAATGATAAGACTGAAAGAAATTTCAAGTGAAACTTTAGAATGGTATTATTTAGAAATGAAGGATAAAATTGATTGCTCATGTTTATCTGAATGTTCTAAAAAATTTTTAACAGAAGATATTATCAAACAAATATTAACTAAAGAACCATTAGTTTTACTTGGTATTCATAATGTTGCTCCCTGTGAATTAAAGAATAAAAATATTATAGAGAAAGTTTTTGATTATGATAAATTTATTTCTAAATCTCAATCAACATCTTATGAAATTTCCAAAAAAATAGGAATTAATACTTGTACTTATTGCAATAGAAATTACACACTTACAATTGTAGAGATAGATAAAAAAACAGGTAAAGAAAATAATTCCACAAGAATATCAAGACCGCAGTTTGATCATTATTTTTCACAAAAAGATTATCCACTTTTGGCTTTATCAATTTATAATCTAATACCAAGTTGCAATATTTGTAATAGTTCAATTAAAGGTTCAAAGGAATTAAGCTTAAAAAATCACTTACATCCTTACATTGAAGTAGGGGACAATACAAATGAGAATTTTAAATTTTCTTATGATTTTGATGAAACTCTTTCTAAATTTAGTGTAAAAATTAATTGTGAAGAAAAATCTAAAATCAAAGAGACATTAGACTTTTTCAAAATTAAGGAAGTTTACAATGCGCATTCAAATTTTGAACTAAAAGACCTTTATGATTTACGCTACAAATATTCTCAAAACTATTTAGACATTCTGTGCAACAAAACTTTTGAAGGTTTAAATTTATCTCAAGAAGAAGCATACAGAATGGTTTTCGGTATAGAAGTTAACAAAGATGATTATCATAAAAGACCTTTTTCAAAATTTAAACATGATATTATTGAGGAACTTAAAAAAAGCTTTTGAACAGAATTGATAATCTCCCAATGTTAACAATTCAATTATCTTTAAAATTTAATTAACTGAATATCAGAATTTTGCAACCCAATGTTAACTCAATGTTAACTCAACGTGAAATTAATATGAATATTTTTTTATATATTTGATTAGAATTTAAAACAAGTTTAATAAATAATTTAAAATCAGATCAATATGAAAAATAAAATCCAAATATTTGTTGCTTCTCTTTTCGCATTAGGATTAACTGCAATTGCAGGTAACATAAAAGCTCAGACAACTTCAAATAATAATATGATTGAAGAAGTTCAATTGAATAAAAATGATGCTTTTAATGAAATCAGAAGTTTATTGATGGATCAGTTTGATTTTACAAATTCTGACTATAAAGAAGGAATTGTAAACTCAGAGGTGAAGTTTGAAATTGCTGAAAACGGAAAAATTGTTAATGTAAGATCAAAAGGTGACTGCAAAAATGTAAGTAAAGAGATTGAAAATGTTTTGAGTCATCTTCAGTATAAATTAGATGCCAGTAAACTAAATGAAAACATGATTGCATCGTCTTTCGTGATGCCAGTAAGAGTTGATATCAGCCATAGATAATGAGAAATCATTGATAAAACAAACTATATCCAATTTCCAAAAACTGCTTGAAAGAGCAGTTTTTTTATTTCCGATTATTGTATACATTTGATCTTAAATTTTTCAGATCGTGAATCCTATTCTTGATGTAGTTATTCGTTCTCTATGCGTTTATCTTTTTATGATCGTTGCCATTCGTCTATTTGGGAAAAATCAACTTTCACAATTGAATGCCGGAGATGTTGTGTTGCTGCTTTTAATTTCAAATGCGGTACAGAATGCCATGGTAGGCGAAAATACTTCTTTGGAAGGTGGAATTGTGGCTGCACTGGTTTTATTTGCTGCAAATTTTACTTTAAAAAGACTGATGTTTTCCAACAAATCTTTTGCAAGTTTCATGGAAGCTGATCCTGTGATTTTGGTTAAAGATGGAATTGTAGATCATGTTGCTTTGCGAAAGGTAAAAATTACGTTTGACGAACTCAACGAATCCGTGAGAGAACATGGTATTGAAACCCTTGAAAACGTAAAACTTTCAATTTTGGAAGTCGATGGCAACATCAGTGTGATTTCTGAAGATCAGAAAGATAAACAAACGCATTATTCCCGAATAAAAAGAAAAAATAAAAGAAAATATCATTAAAAAATGAACTACGAAATAAGAGAAATGCTTCCAAAGGACGAAACCCGTGTAATGGAAATTTTTCAACAAGGCATCGATAGCGGAATTGCCACTTTTGATACAGAACTTCCCAACGTTGAGGTGTGGAATACCAGTTTTATCAACGATTGCCGTTGGGTTTTGGAAAATGAAAACAGTGAAGTGATCGGCTGGTGTGCATTGAAGCCTGTAAGTAAACGAGAATGCTTTAAAGGTGTGGCAGAAGTTAGTATTTATTTTGATCGAAATTCTACAGGGAAAGGTTTGGGTACACTTTTGTTGAGAAAACTCATTGTCGATAGCGAAAACCACGGATTCTGGACCTTGCAATCCAATATTTTTCCGGAAAATGAAGCTTCAATAAAATTTCATCTGAAAAATGGTTTTCGAACTGTTGGAACTCGCGAAAAAGTTGGGAAGCTTCACGGCGAATGGAAAGATCTTGTGATGCTTGAGAGAAGAAGCGAAAATATATTTTAATTCAATTTATATTTTTTTGAAGTTTTTATAAATGTCTTTGGCATTTTGATTGTATCAATCAGGTTATCAATCAAAAATAAAGCATTATGAAACTCATTAAAAATATTATTGCGACCTTAGTTACTGCAGGATTTTTATATTCTTGTGTTCCGCATCCAAGTCAGAGACCAAAACCTCCCGGTCATGACAAAAAAGTAGAAGAATTAAAAGAAGCACATCCTAAAAACAGAGTGAGATAATTTTTATTAGTTATTATTTTTAATTAAGATCCTTGTTTATAATTCAATAGTATTTTGGCATTGCGATTGTAAATCATTGTTGAGAAATAAATGTAAACTTATGAAAGGATTAAAAAAAATTTTAGGAATGGTAGCAATTATTGCTTTTCTCGCTTCTTGCGTTGCACCGCCACATCCGGGAAGAAGACCAGTGCCACCGGGACATGGTAAACATATGCATAAAGCGAAAAAACATCATCCGCACAATCACGGTCATCACCGCGGAAGACATTAAACATACAAAGTCCCCAGTAATTTGGGGATTTTTTTTAGTTTTAAATTTAAAATCTTGTTTTCTTAGGATTCAGAAATGTATTGAAAATCATAATTTCTTGTCCGAATTTTTTCTCTATAATATCACTGATGTTGACCATCTCGCTTTCCATAAACTCATCTCGTTTTTCATCATTATCAAAAATGAGAAGAAGATTATAGTTTTTTCCATCTTCAATAAACTCGCTATGTACTTCTGAGAGAATATATTTATCAACATCCATCAGATTTTCAGTCATCAGAATCAACGTCTCATCAACGTAATTTTCCCATTCTTCGATATTGTTTTTAGTACAATGAAAAGTGATGCTCAGCACGCTCATATTTTAAGAATTTTTAAGATTATTTGGATAAATAGTTCGGCAAAAATCGGTAAAAATTTCGTAAATTAGCCCGTTATTAATTATTCAAAATAAATAGTTTTCAGGTTGTTTTTCAAACATCTGATTATCATTACAATAAAAGTTATATATGCAAAGAGAAGGAGAAAGATTGATTCCTATCAATATTGTAGATGAAATGAAGTCATCTTATATTGATTATTCAATGTCCGTTATTGTTTCCAGAGCTTTACCGGATGTAAGAGATGGCTTGAAACCTGTTCACAGAAGAGTACTTTATGGTATGTATGGTCTGAACGTTTTTTCAAATAGAAAACACTTAAAATCTGCAAGAATCGTAGGGGATGTTTTGGGTAAATATCACCCACACGGAGATTCTTCCGTATACGATGCCATGGTAAGAATGGCTCAGACATGGAGTTTGCGCTATCCGCAGGTTGACGGGCAGGGTAACTTTGGTTCGATGGATGGAGATCCGCCTGCAGCAATGCGTTACACGGAAGCACGATTAAAGAAAATCTCAGATGAAATATTATCTGATCTTGATAAAGAAACGGTAGACTTTCAAAATAACTTTGATGACAGCTTAACGGAACCAACCGTGATGCCTACAAAAATTCCAAATCTTTTGGTAAACGGTACATCGGGTATCGCAGTAGGTATGGCGACCAACATGGCGCCACACAATTTAACTGAAGCGGTAGATGCAATAACTGCATATATTGACAACAGAGAAATTACGATTGATGAATTGATGCAGCATATCATTGCTCCCGATTTTCCTACAGGTGGAATTATCTACGGATATGATGGTGTAAGAGATGCATTCCATACAGGAAGAGGAAGAGTAGTTTTAAGAGCAAAAGTAAGTTTTGAAGAAGTACACAACAGAAATGCAATCATTGTAACTGAGATTCCTTATCAGGTTAACAAAGCTGAAATGATTGCCAGAACCGCTGAGTTGGTGAAGGATGAAAAAATTCCGGGAATCTACGAGATCAGAGACGAATCTGACAGAAACGGGATGCGTATTGTTTATGAATTGAAGAACGATGCAATTCCTAATGTAGTATTAAACTTATTATACAAATATACTTCACTACAAACGTCTTTCAGTGTCAACAATATTGCGTTGGTACACGGAAGACCAGAGCAGCTGAATTTAAAAGATATCATTCACCATTTTGTTGAGCACAGACATGTGGTAATTGTAAGAAGAACCGAGTACGAACTTAGAAAAGCAAGAGAAAGAGCACATATTCTTGAAGGTTTCATGAAGGTGATCGGAACTCAGGATTCTTTAGATAAAGCGATTGCGATTATTCGTCACAGTGCCAATCCACAAGCAGCAAAAGAAGGAATTATTCAGGAGTTTGATTTGTCTGAAATTCAGGCTCAGGCGATTCTAGACCTTCGTTTGGCTCGTCTGACAGGAATGGAGCTTGACAAGATCCGTGATGAATATGAAGCAATCATGAAAGAAATTAATAATTTGGAAGATATTTTGGCAAACGAACCAAGAAGATTCCAGATTATTAAAGATGAATTAGTTGAAATTAAAGAAAAATACGGCGACGAAAGAAGAACAGAAATCGATTATTCGGGAGGTGAAATGTCTATTGAAGATATTATCCCGAACGAAGCGGTAGTTCTTACGATTTCACACGCAGGTTATGTGAAGAGAACTTTGCTTTCAGAATACAAAATTCAGAGTAGAGGCGGTGTAGGAAATAAAGCTGCGACTACAAGAGATTCCGATTTCTTAGAGTATATCGTATCTGCGACCAATCACCAATATATGTTATTCTTTACCGAAAAAGGTAAGTGTTATTGGTTAAGAGTATTTGAAATTCCTGAAGGTTCTAAAACTGCAAAAGGAAGAGCGGTACAAAACTTAATCAATATCGAACCGGATGATAAGATTAAAGCATATATCAGAACCAATAATTTAAAAGATACTGAGTACGTGAACCAAATGAGCGTTGTAATGGTTACCAAAAATGGTACGATTAAGAAAACGTCTCTGGAAGCTTATTCAAGACCGAGAGTAAATGGTGTAAATGCAATTGAAATCAGAGATAATGACATGTTGCTTGGTGCATATCTTACCAATGGAACTTCTG
This region includes:
- a CDS encoding DUF421 domain-containing protein → MNPILDVVIRSLCVYLFMIVAIRLFGKNQLSQLNAGDVVLLLLISNAVQNAMVGENTSLEGGIVAALVLFAANFTLKRLMFSNKSFASFMEADPVILVKDGIVDHVALRKVKITFDELNESVREHGIETLENVKLSILEVDGNISVISEDQKDKQTHYSRIKRKNKRKYH
- a CDS encoding GNAT family N-acetyltransferase — translated: MNYEIREMLPKDETRVMEIFQQGIDSGIATFDTELPNVEVWNTSFINDCRWVLENENSEVIGWCALKPVSKRECFKGVAEVSIYFDRNSTGKGLGTLLLRKLIVDSENHGFWTLQSNIFPENEASIKFHLKNGFRTVGTREKVGKLHGEWKDLVMLERRSENIF
- a CDS encoding DUF4286 family protein produces the protein MSVLSITFHCTKNNIEEWENYVDETLILMTENLMDVDKYILSEVHSEFIEDGKNYNLLLIFDNDEKRDEFMESEMVNISDIIEKKFGQEIMIFNTFLNPKKTRF
- the gyrA gene encoding DNA gyrase subunit A, which gives rise to MQREGERLIPINIVDEMKSSYIDYSMSVIVSRALPDVRDGLKPVHRRVLYGMYGLNVFSNRKHLKSARIVGDVLGKYHPHGDSSVYDAMVRMAQTWSLRYPQVDGQGNFGSMDGDPPAAMRYTEARLKKISDEILSDLDKETVDFQNNFDDSLTEPTVMPTKIPNLLVNGTSGIAVGMATNMAPHNLTEAVDAITAYIDNREITIDELMQHIIAPDFPTGGIIYGYDGVRDAFHTGRGRVVLRAKVSFEEVHNRNAIIVTEIPYQVNKAEMIARTAELVKDEKIPGIYEIRDESDRNGMRIVYELKNDAIPNVVLNLLYKYTSLQTSFSVNNIALVHGRPEQLNLKDIIHHFVEHRHVVIVRRTEYELRKARERAHILEGFMKVIGTQDSLDKAIAIIRHSANPQAAKEGIIQEFDLSEIQAQAILDLRLARLTGMELDKIRDEYEAIMKEINNLEDILANEPRRFQIIKDELVEIKEKYGDERRTEIDYSGGEMSIEDIIPNEAVVLTISHAGYVKRTLLSEYKIQSRGGVGNKAATTRDSDFLEYIVSATNHQYMLFFTEKGKCYWLRVFEIPEGSKTAKGRAVQNLINIEPDDKIKAYIRTNNLKDTEYVNQMSVVMVTKNGTIKKTSLEAYSRPRVNGVNAIEIRDNDMLLGAYLTNGTSEIMIATKNGKCIRFPEAKVREVGRGSIGVRGISMEDNDEAIGMIVVNDLENDTVLVVSEKGYGKRTAVEDYRITNRGGKGVITLNITEKTGNLIAIQNVTDEDGLMIINKSGVAIRMNMNDMRVMGRNTQGVKMINLKKNDEIAAIAKVEMDKDVVEEDDLLEGSESAILPIEEGDAPEIENNSEESNESSETEE